One genomic window of uncultured delta proteobacterium includes the following:
- a CDS encoding conserved hypothetical protein (Evidence 4 : Homologs of previously reported genes of unknown function) has protein sequence MATLRECGSLDIDWELAPEDAVTMYLEWGNNNWHSSRPPVRSRFDESIYFVVDTWEETPVIRLIRRNSEASEEILSLPMPADLLPAWRRENGTARGVFAPGEAVTAWLKEQVHAAVPG, from the coding sequence ATGGCAACCCTGCGCGAATGCGGCTCTCTTGATATCGATTGGGAACTCGCCCCCGAGGACGCTGTGACCATGTACCTCGAATGGGGGAACAACAATTGGCACTCCTCCCGCCCTCCGGTGCGGTCCAGGTTTGACGAGTCCATCTACTTTGTGGTGGACACCTGGGAAGAAACGCCCGTCATCCGCCTTATCCGGCGCAACTCGGAAGCCAGTGAGGAAATTCTCTCCCTTCCCATGCCCGCCGACCTGCTCCCCGCCTGGCGGCGGGAGAACGGCACGGCGCGCGGCGTGTTCGCGCCCGGCGAAGCGGTGACGGCATGGCTCAAGGAGCAGGTGCATGCCGCCGTTCCCGGGTAA
- the ffh gene encoding Signal Recognition Particle (SRP) component with 4.5S RNA (ffs) (Evidence 2a : Function of homologous gene experimentally demonstrated in an other organism; PubMedId : 1279430, 1331806, 2171778, 6357787, 8898086; Product type f : factor) produces MFESLSDRLSSALRSMTGRTRLDEKTIQDGLREVRLALLEADVNVRVVRDFTEKVRERCLDQEILQSLTPAQQVLSIVNEELIALLGGETAELNLSGKRPSIIMMVGLQGSGKTTSTAKIANKLREGGKKPYLVPADVYRPAAIDQLTTLARQLGMPVYPSATSMNPVDIAASAVKEAAEAGCDVVLLDTAGRLHVDAELMRELVAIKENVAPAEILFVADAMTGQDAVTVAEAFNNDLAITGVVLTKMDGDARGGAALSIKSVTGASVKFVGVGEKVTDIEPFHPDRIASRILGMGDMLTLMEKAKATFDEKEAEETARKLQKAEFNLEDFLSQMKKLKSFGSIESLLKLIPGMSGLAGKLGGNVPEKELSRFEAIINSMTLKERRNPKIINPGRRQRIAKGSGTTVAQVNQLLKQFEGMRSMMQKTMSGKGAKGGMPRMGSMPGMGGMPGMGGMGGLPGMGGFGGMDDASSHGGGLSKTALKKKKEKRKAERKKKKNKR; encoded by the coding sequence ATGTTTGAAAGCCTTTCAGATCGCTTGAGCAGTGCGCTGCGTTCCATGACCGGCCGCACGCGGCTCGATGAAAAAACCATCCAGGACGGCCTGCGCGAGGTGCGCCTGGCCCTTCTCGAAGCGGACGTCAACGTCCGGGTGGTCAGGGATTTTACGGAAAAAGTCAGGGAGCGCTGCCTCGACCAGGAAATTCTGCAAAGCCTGACGCCCGCCCAGCAGGTGCTTTCCATCGTCAACGAAGAGCTCATCGCGCTCCTCGGCGGGGAAACGGCTGAGTTGAACCTCAGCGGCAAGCGCCCGTCCATCATAATGATGGTCGGTTTGCAGGGTTCCGGTAAAACCACATCCACCGCGAAAATCGCCAACAAGCTCCGGGAAGGGGGCAAAAAGCCCTACCTCGTGCCCGCGGACGTCTACCGCCCCGCCGCCATCGACCAGTTGACAACGCTCGCCCGGCAGCTCGGCATGCCCGTCTACCCCTCCGCCACGAGCATGAACCCCGTGGATATCGCGGCAAGCGCCGTGAAAGAGGCGGCGGAGGCCGGTTGCGACGTCGTTCTCCTGGATACCGCCGGCCGGCTTCACGTCGATGCGGAACTGATGCGCGAGCTTGTGGCCATCAAGGAAAACGTCGCGCCCGCGGAAATTCTTTTCGTGGCCGACGCCATGACCGGCCAGGACGCAGTGACCGTCGCCGAAGCCTTTAATAACGACCTCGCCATCACCGGGGTCGTGCTGACCAAAATGGACGGCGACGCGCGCGGCGGCGCCGCCCTTTCCATCAAGTCCGTCACCGGGGCCAGCGTCAAGTTCGTCGGCGTCGGCGAAAAAGTCACCGATATCGAGCCGTTCCACCCGGACCGGATCGCAAGCCGCATCCTGGGCATGGGCGACATGCTCACCCTCATGGAGAAAGCCAAAGCGACCTTTGACGAGAAGGAAGCCGAGGAAACCGCCAGAAAGCTCCAGAAGGCCGAGTTCAACCTCGAGGATTTTCTCTCCCAGATGAAGAAGCTGAAAAGCTTCGGGTCCATCGAAAGCCTCCTCAAGCTCATTCCGGGCATGAGCGGCCTTGCGGGGAAACTGGGCGGCAACGTGCCGGAAAAGGAACTCTCCCGCTTTGAGGCCATCATCAACTCCATGACGCTGAAAGAGCGCAGGAACCCCAAGATCATCAACCCCGGCCGCCGCCAGCGCATCGCCAAGGGCAGCGGCACCACCGTCGCCCAGGTCAACCAGCTGCTCAAGCAGTTTGAGGGCATGCGCAGCATGATGCAGAAAACCATGAGCGGCAAGGGTGCCAAAGGCGGCATGCCCCGCATGGGCAGCATGCCGGGAATGGGGGGGATGCCCGGAATGGGCGGCATGGGCGGTTTGCCCGGCATGGGAGGCTTCGGCGGTATGGATGACGCCTCCTCGCACGGCGGGGGGCTTTCAAAAACCGCGCTCAAGAAAAAAAAGGAAAAACGCAAGGCCGAGCGGAAGAAAAAGAAAAATAAACGGTAG
- the rpsP gene encoding 30S ribosomal protein S16 has translation MAIKLRLTRMGTKKRPFYRIVAINGGTRRDGRPLDYVGHYNPMTNPAQVVIDQEKVKKWLDLGAEASDTVKSLIKKAAG, from the coding sequence ATGGCCATCAAGTTACGTTTGACCCGTATGGGCACGAAAAAACGCCCTTTCTATCGCATAGTCGCCATCAACGGCGGGACGCGCCGTGACGGCCGCCCCCTGGACTATGTGGGTCACTACAACCCCATGACCAACCCGGCCCAGGTTGTGATTGACCAGGAAAAGGTTAAAAAATGGCTTGATCTTGGCGCTGAAGCGTCTGATACGGTAAAGAGCCTTATTAAAAAAGCCGCGGGCTGA
- a CDS encoding conserved hypothetical protein (Evidence 4 : Homologs of previously reported genes of unknown function), with protein MLKELVTYVAKSLVDNPDAVQITEVEGEHTSVLELRVAKEDLGKVIGKQGRTARAIRTILAAASSKAKKRTVLEILE; from the coding sequence ATGTTAAAAGAACTGGTCACTTACGTCGCGAAATCATTGGTCGACAATCCCGATGCCGTACAGATCACCGAAGTGGAAGGCGAGCACACCAGTGTGCTCGAGCTTCGCGTGGCAAAGGAAGACCTCGGGAAAGTAATTGGGAAACAGGGGCGCACGGCGCGGGCCATTCGCACGATTCTGGCCGCGGCCTCAAGCAAGGCCAAAAAACGCACTGTTCTGGAAATTCTGGAATAG
- the rimM gene encoding Ribosome maturation factor RimM, with product MPEESLLPIGRVRKAHGIKGEVSVDYYADSPDLLRGGVYLRQPGQGAVLYPITSFRAHHGSLLVLFKGITDRNAAESLRNLDLLIPEDRLPEPDDGAIYLHEIMGLRVIAVDEQGSESDWGTIADVADNAGQEMWTISLPGAADVLFPASPELVLGFDLDARVVRIAPPLGLLDLYRS from the coding sequence ATGCCCGAAGAATCGCTCCTGCCCATAGGCAGAGTCCGTAAAGCCCATGGAATCAAAGGGGAAGTCAGCGTGGACTACTACGCTGACTCCCCCGATTTGCTTCGCGGCGGCGTCTATCTCCGGCAACCGGGGCAAGGCGCCGTTCTGTATCCCATCACCTCCTTCCGCGCGCATCACGGTTCCCTCCTCGTCCTCTTCAAGGGAATTACCGATAGGAACGCCGCCGAAAGCCTGCGGAACCTCGATCTCCTCATCCCCGAAGACCGCCTCCCGGAACCGGACGACGGCGCCATTTACCTCCACGAAATAATGGGGCTGCGCGTCATCGCCGTTGACGAACAAGGGAGTGAAAGCGACTGGGGGACCATTGCCGACGTCGCGGACAACGCCGGCCAGGAAATGTGGACCATCTCCCTGCCGGGTGCGGCGGACGTTCTCTTCCCCGCTTCCCCGGAACTGGTTCTGGGATTCGACCTTGATGCGCGCGTTGTGCGCATAGCCCCCCCGCTGGGGCTTCTCGACCTTTACCGCTCCTGA
- the trmD gene encoding tRNA (guanine-N(1)-)-methyltransferase — translation MRIRIVTLFPEFFDGPLQAGLLGRAQDAEKLAVTLHNPRDKATDRHRTVDDRPYGGGPGMVMLLEPLAATLRELGHASPGRAQPGRLLVMSPKGRLLNQALARELAADLARGDALTIVCGRYEGFDGRLDDLFPTEHVSIGDVVLNGGETAALAVIEAAARLVPGFMGHAESGEEESFSQSLLEYPQYTRPEVFEGLAVPEILRSGDHGRIAAWRRQESLAATARLRPDLLQSAPLTVDDADFLRHFPREHTAKNLFCALVHYPVLDKEKKSVAVSLTNLDIHDIARCSQTYGLGGYYVTTPLEDQEHLLKSLLEHWQTGAGARSNADRAQAFSLVRPAKSVEEAVKDITERTGKRPLLITTSASGHGSATFDGVRALMREQPVLLLFGTGQGLSPHLTAQCDAMLPPVARFSGYNHLSVRSAVAIVLDRIVGDW, via the coding sequence ATGCGCATACGCATTGTTACGCTTTTTCCCGAATTTTTCGACGGCCCGCTCCAGGCGGGGCTCCTCGGGCGCGCCCAGGATGCCGAAAAACTCGCCGTAACCCTGCACAACCCCAGAGACAAAGCCACCGACCGGCATAGAACCGTGGATGACCGTCCATACGGCGGCGGGCCCGGCATGGTCATGCTCCTGGAACCGCTTGCCGCTACGTTGCGCGAGTTGGGCCACGCCTCTCCCGGCAGGGCTCAGCCCGGCAGGCTGCTGGTCATGAGCCCCAAAGGGCGCCTGCTCAACCAGGCGCTGGCCCGCGAACTCGCGGCGGATCTCGCCCGCGGAGACGCCCTGACCATCGTCTGCGGCCGGTATGAAGGGTTTGACGGCCGGCTGGATGATCTTTTCCCCACCGAGCACGTTTCCATCGGGGACGTCGTTCTGAACGGCGGGGAAACCGCGGCGCTCGCGGTTATCGAAGCAGCGGCCCGGCTGGTGCCGGGGTTCATGGGCCATGCGGAATCCGGCGAGGAGGAAAGTTTTTCGCAGTCCCTGCTGGAATACCCCCAGTACACCAGGCCCGAGGTGTTTGAGGGCCTCGCCGTTCCGGAAATTCTCCGCTCCGGCGACCATGGGCGCATCGCGGCCTGGCGGCGGCAAGAATCGCTTGCCGCGACGGCCCGCCTGCGGCCGGACCTGCTCCAAAGCGCCCCGCTCACCGTGGATGACGCGGACTTTTTGCGGCATTTCCCCCGCGAACATACGGCCAAAAATCTTTTTTGCGCGCTGGTGCATTACCCGGTTCTCGATAAAGAGAAAAAATCTGTCGCTGTTTCTTTGACAAATCTCGACATTCACGATATAGCCCGCTGTTCGCAAACGTATGGACTTGGCGGTTACTACGTGACCACGCCCCTGGAAGACCAGGAGCACCTCCTGAAAAGCCTGCTCGAGCATTGGCAAACAGGGGCGGGCGCGAGGAGCAACGCGGACCGGGCACAGGCCTTCAGCCTTGTCAGACCGGCGAAGAGCGTGGAGGAAGCCGTCAAGGACATCACGGAGCGCACCGGCAAGCGCCCGTTGCTTATTACAACCAGCGCTTCCGGGCACGGTTCCGCCACCTTTGACGGCGTGCGGGCCCTGATGCGGGAACAACCGGTTCTGCTGCTTTTCGGCACGGGACAAGGACTTTCACCGCACCTCACGGCGCAATGCGACGCCATGCTACCGCCGGTAGCGCGTTTCAGCGGGTACAACCATCTTTCGGTGCGGTCCGCTGTTGCCATAGTACTGGACAGAATTGTGGGCGACTGGTAA
- the rplS gene encoding 50S ribosomal subunit protein L19 (Evidence 2a : Function of homologous gene experimentally demonstrated in an other organism; PubMedId : 10094780, 12809609, 339951, 6357787; Product type s : structure): MSLIKQLEEEQLRTDLPQFKSGDMVKVHMRIVEGEKERVQIFQGNVIRIHRGASNATFTVRKISDGIGVERIFPLHSPHIEKVELVSEGRVRRSRLYYLRLRKGKAARIKPKKNW, from the coding sequence ATGAGCCTTATCAAGCAGCTTGAAGAAGAACAACTGCGCACGGACCTGCCGCAATTCAAATCCGGCGATATGGTTAAGGTGCATATGCGTATCGTCGAAGGGGAAAAAGAGCGGGTGCAGATTTTCCAGGGCAACGTCATCCGCATTCACCGCGGCGCTTCCAACGCGACCTTCACCGTCCGTAAAATCTCCGACGGTATCGGGGTGGAACGTATCTTCCCCCTGCATTCGCCGCATATCGAAAAAGTGGAACTCGTTTCCGAGGGCCGTGTGCGCCGCTCGCGTCTTTACTACCTGCGCCTGCGCAAGGGGAAAGCCGCCCGCATCAAGCCCAAGAAAAACTGGTAG
- the rnhB gene encoding Ribonuclease HII — MGNIMALSPRTVDIAAFTGHIGIDEAGRGCLAGPVVAAAVLFAPDFSFQDVLPGLDDSKKLTAKTREKLFPAIKEAAVCWSLGLAWPEEIDRINILNATFRAMGRAVVGLRLAALPPLVIDGNHCIRPDAWQAVSRAPVPPQCAVIDGDALVPQIAAASVLAKTFRDRLMLRLDARHPGYGFAVHKGYGTKDHREAVTRLGACRLHRKTFRGVREEERQLTLF; from the coding sequence ATGGGGAACATCATGGCCCTATCCCCGCGCACAGTGGATATCGCCGCCTTTACCGGACATATCGGCATTGACGAAGCCGGCCGCGGCTGCCTTGCCGGCCCCGTTGTCGCGGCCGCGGTTCTCTTCGCGCCGGATTTTTCCTTTCAGGACGTCCTCCCCGGCCTCGATGATTCCAAAAAGCTGACGGCCAAAACCCGCGAAAAACTGTTCCCCGCCATCAAAGAGGCCGCCGTGTGCTGGAGCCTGGGGCTGGCCTGGCCGGAAGAGATCGACCGCATCAATATCCTGAACGCCACCTTCCGGGCCATGGGCCGGGCCGTTGTCGGCTTACGACTGGCCGCCCTGCCGCCGCTGGTCATAGACGGCAACCACTGCATCCGGCCCGACGCCTGGCAGGCAGTAAGCCGCGCGCCCGTTCCGCCGCAATGCGCGGTCATTGACGGCGACGCGCTCGTTCCCCAGATCGCGGCGGCATCCGTGCTGGCGAAAACGTTCCGCGACCGGTTGATGCTGCGCCTTGACGCTCGCCACCCCGGGTACGGCTTCGCCGTCCACAAAGGCTACGGGACCAAGGACCACCGCGAGGCCGTAACACGGCTCGGCGCCTGCCGCCTGCACAGAAAGACGTTCCGGGGCGTCCGGGAAGAGGAACGGCAGCTGACGCTGTTCTAA
- a CDS encoding conserved hypothetical protein (Evidence 4 : Homologs of previously reported genes of unknown function), translating into MLLQKPRNLADAMTMPPKTDMRAAHIATGLHGEEEALRYLSHRGFRLAAQNWRPCGRARNLELDLVGEWEKSLVFVEVKTRHTLAAGTFDGPAGLRGFTPAKQRTMVRAARAYLMETGQWEKPCRFDLVCITLLPGTVPQVDHYRDVIELGQTLDSGDASWQPW; encoded by the coding sequence ATGCTTTTGCAGAAACCCCGGAACCTCGCCGACGCAATGACCATGCCGCCGAAAACAGACATGCGAGCCGCCCACATAGCCACCGGGCTTCACGGTGAAGAAGAAGCCCTGCGCTACCTTTCCCACAGGGGATTCCGCCTGGCAGCCCAAAATTGGCGGCCCTGCGGCAGGGCCAGGAATCTTGAGCTCGACCTGGTGGGGGAGTGGGAAAAATCCCTGGTGTTCGTCGAGGTGAAAACACGCCACACTCTTGCCGCTGGAACGTTCGACGGCCCGGCGGGGTTGCGCGGCTTTACCCCGGCGAAGCAACGGACCATGGTCCGCGCGGCCCGCGCCTATTTGATGGAAACCGGCCAGTGGGAGAAACCTTGCCGCTTCGACCTTGTCTGCATCACCCTCTTACCCGGCACAGTGCCGCAGGTGGACCATTACCGTGACGTCATCGAACTCGGGCAAACTCTGGATAGTGGCGACGCCTCTTGGCAACCCTGGTGA
- the rsmI gene encoding Ribosomal RNA small subunit methyltransferase I, whose amino-acid sequence MTSSNSGKLWIVATPLGNPGDLSPRAREILAAADLVLAEDTRRSGTLLAACGVAAKRFSSLHDHNEKSRLAGVLEELQNGAVAALVSDAGTPLVSDPGYQLVKACREAGIAVAPVPGPCAPVAALSASGLPPMPFTFLGFPPRSKGDIRKFFAPYASLMTTLIFFERKDRLVETLALAYEILGNRVGCIAREITKTYEEFIPFALDEDVEKTFAGRELLGEITVVLGPPEHVAAAPENDVLAILREQKELAPDAKPRAIARKTQQLVTGWSVDEVYALLRRL is encoded by the coding sequence GTGACGTCATCGAACTCGGGCAAACTCTGGATAGTGGCGACGCCTCTTGGCAACCCTGGTGACCTGTCCCCCAGAGCCAGAGAGATCCTTGCCGCCGCCGACCTGGTACTCGCTGAGGATACCAGGCGCTCGGGCACGCTCCTTGCCGCCTGCGGCGTAGCGGCAAAGCGTTTTTCCAGCCTGCACGACCACAATGAAAAAAGCCGCCTCGCGGGCGTCCTGGAAGAGTTGCAAAACGGCGCCGTGGCCGCGCTTGTCTCCGACGCCGGTACTCCGCTCGTATCGGACCCCGGGTATCAGCTGGTAAAAGCCTGCCGTGAAGCGGGCATTGCCGTCGCCCCGGTGCCGGGCCCCTGCGCGCCCGTTGCCGCTCTTTCGGCCAGCGGCCTCCCGCCGATGCCCTTTACCTTTTTGGGGTTCCCGCCCCGGTCCAAAGGGGACATCCGGAAATTTTTTGCCCCGTACGCCTCTTTAATGACCACCCTTATTTTTTTTGAGCGGAAGGACCGCCTCGTCGAGACCCTTGCCCTCGCCTACGAGATATTGGGGAACCGGGTGGGCTGCATCGCGCGGGAAATAACCAAAACCTACGAAGAGTTCATCCCCTTCGCCCTGGACGAGGACGTGGAAAAAACCTTCGCCGGGCGCGAGTTGCTGGGAGAAATCACGGTTGTGCTCGGCCCGCCGGAGCATGTGGCTGCCGCGCCGGAAAACGACGTTCTCGCCATACTGCGGGAGCAGAAGGAACTTGCGCCGGACGCCAAACCCCGCGCCATTGCCCGGAAAACGCAACAACTCGTCACCGGTTGGAGCGTTGATGAGGTCTATGCCCTACTGCGCCGCCTCTAG
- a CDS encoding PTS system mannose/fructose/sorbose family IID component — protein sequence MRTTPHTPFLRVFLRTYFVGAAFNMHGLQNVGFMYAMDPGLAAIHTDPAELRKARNRYARHYNCHPYWTPLVTGMLLHTETEIAKGRMSPDTLGSIKDTAVNTLSALGDSVFGGTLLVTWALAMAALFVSGHGELAFAGSIALFLALQLFKLGTFVAGLRYGLSTLFWLRRWNLINWGDRLKIGNTALLLLFLVLCLPEKDNPALWGLAVVCIILATWLAARLHVPRSLLALVATTAILLLL from the coding sequence ATGCGCACCACACCCCACACTCCCTTCCTGCGTGTCTTTCTGCGCACCTATTTTGTAGGTGCCGCATTTAACATGCACGGTTTGCAAAACGTGGGATTCATGTACGCCATGGACCCGGGGCTGGCCGCCATCCATACTGACCCCGCGGAACTGCGCAAAGCGCGGAACCGGTATGCCCGGCATTATAACTGCCACCCGTACTGGACGCCCCTTGTCACCGGCATGCTGCTGCATACCGAGACGGAAATAGCCAAAGGCCGCATGTCTCCCGACACCTTGGGCTCCATCAAGGATACTGCCGTCAACACGTTGTCCGCGTTGGGAGATTCCGTTTTCGGCGGCACGCTTTTGGTTACCTGGGCCCTCGCCATGGCGGCGCTGTTCGTCAGCGGGCACGGCGAACTTGCGTTTGCCGGCAGCATCGCGCTTTTCCTGGCGTTGCAGCTGTTCAAACTCGGCACGTTTGTGGCCGGGCTGCGGTACGGCCTTTCAACGCTGTTCTGGTTGCGCCGCTGGAACCTTATCAACTGGGGCGACAGGCTTAAAATCGGCAATACCGCCCTCCTGCTTCTTTTTCTGGTGCTTTGCCTGCCGGAGAAAGACAACCCCGCCCTCTGGGGGCTGGCGGTGGTGTGCATCATACTCGCCACGTGGCTAGCCGCGCGGCTGCATGTGCCCAGATCCCTGCTCGCCCTTGTGGCGACAACCGCTATTTTGCTGCTTCTGTAG
- a CDS encoding Phosphotransferase system, phosphocarrier protein HPr: METIQQRAPGEYETTVIITNELGLHARPAALVAKTAQQFAANVTLEADNRQVDAKSILDILSLAAGKGTALTVRGTGDDAEDCIKTIADLVRVQFQEESA; encoded by the coding sequence TTGGAAACAATCCAGCAACGCGCTCCCGGAGAATATGAGACAACGGTCATCATAACCAACGAGCTCGGCCTGCACGCGCGCCCGGCGGCCCTTGTCGCGAAGACCGCCCAGCAGTTCGCGGCCAACGTGACGCTGGAAGCCGACAACAGGCAAGTTGACGCCAAAAGCATTCTTGATATCCTGTCTCTCGCCGCGGGCAAAGGGACCGCCCTGACGGTCAGGGGCACGGGCGACGATGCGGAAGACTGCATCAAAACCATTGCCGATCTGGTGCGCGTCCAGTTCCAAGAGGAGTCCGCATGA
- the ptsI gene encoding Phosphoenolpyruvate-protein phosphotransferase, translating to MTRKVLHGVAVSAGIAIGRAFFLNRGSRADFVDGFVPLYRMDAEIFRLDAAFAATHEEIENAQKRVAPDQKEQLGILAAHLMICKDPKFITAARANIREKNLPAEQAVTEASNEIAKLFDSLEDTYFRERVNDLKAIAAKIIRHLGGGGLTSLPDEPVILLAHDLTPADTLALPLDRVLAFATEEGGRTGHTGILARSLQLPAVVGISGMEEGIADGDTIILDALRGLVLIKPDQALTTRYQNIKTRYASFQKLIIDQAEIPAETLDGMHIAVRGNIEMPREAERVLKNGGEGVGLYRTEFGFITRTSIPSESELYAEYSELLTRMAPHKVTFRTLDVGADKMHWSQKNLQEANPALGLRAIRFCLRNQYVFRRQLRAILRASVHGNAALMFPLISGVRELRQAKAILNEVKQELDASNVPFDRDIPVGIMIELPSSIMIADALALEVDFFSIGTNDLIQYTLGIDRVNKHVAYLYQPLHPAIIRGIKLVADAAHQTGISISVCGEMASDPYCLAILLGMGINDFSMAPQAIPGIKHILRNIDMEECRGLLNQVIGAATVEGVNRIARQTLSQRFAEELPFFLSVLDTEE from the coding sequence ATGACACGTAAAGTCCTGCACGGGGTTGCCGTCTCCGCCGGTATTGCCATCGGCAGGGCCTTCTTTCTTAACAGGGGTTCCCGCGCCGATTTCGTGGACGGCTTCGTGCCCCTGTATCGTATGGACGCGGAAATATTCCGCCTCGATGCGGCCTTTGCCGCTACCCATGAGGAAATAGAAAACGCGCAAAAACGCGTTGCCCCCGATCAGAAAGAGCAACTGGGCATTTTGGCCGCCCACCTCATGATCTGCAAGGATCCCAAATTCATCACGGCCGCGCGCGCCAACATCCGGGAAAAAAACCTGCCGGCCGAACAGGCCGTGACCGAAGCCTCCAACGAAATCGCCAAACTGTTCGACTCGCTGGAAGACACCTACTTCCGCGAGCGGGTCAATGACCTGAAAGCCATTGCCGCGAAAATTATCCGGCACCTGGGCGGGGGCGGCCTCACCTCCCTGCCGGATGAGCCGGTCATCCTTCTCGCGCACGACCTTACCCCGGCGGATACGCTCGCCCTCCCCCTGGATCGGGTTTTGGCCTTCGCCACCGAGGAAGGCGGCCGGACGGGCCATACCGGCATTCTGGCCCGGAGCCTCCAGCTTCCGGCGGTCGTCGGCATCAGCGGCATGGAGGAAGGCATCGCGGACGGGGATACCATCATCCTCGACGCGTTGCGCGGGCTCGTGCTCATAAAGCCGGACCAGGCTCTCACAACCCGGTACCAGAATATCAAAACACGGTACGCCTCGTTCCAGAAGCTCATCATCGATCAAGCCGAGATCCCGGCGGAAACGCTCGACGGGATGCATATCGCCGTGCGCGGCAACATTGAAATGCCCCGGGAAGCGGAGCGCGTGCTGAAAAACGGCGGCGAGGGCGTGGGGCTGTACCGGACGGAGTTCGGGTTCATCACCCGCACGAGCATTCCTTCGGAAAGCGAGCTGTACGCGGAGTATTCCGAACTGCTGACCCGCATGGCGCCCCACAAGGTTACCTTCCGCACCCTGGATGTGGGCGCGGACAAGATGCACTGGAGCCAGAAAAACCTGCAGGAAGCCAACCCCGCGCTGGGCCTCCGGGCCATCAGGTTCTGCCTGCGCAACCAGTATGTGTTCCGCCGCCAGCTCCGGGCCATTTTGCGGGCCAGCGTGCACGGCAACGCCGCCCTCATGTTCCCCCTCATTTCCGGAGTCAGGGAGTTGCGGCAGGCGAAAGCCATTCTCAATGAGGTCAAGCAGGAACTCGACGCCTCCAACGTGCCCTTTGACCGCGACATCCCGGTGGGCATCATGATCGAGTTGCCCTCCTCCATCATGATCGCCGACGCCCTGGCTCTTGAAGTCGATTTTTTCAGCATCGGGACGAACGATCTCATCCAGTACACGCTGGGCATCGACCGGGTGAACAAGCACGTGGCGTACCTGTACCAGCCCCTGCACCCGGCCATCATCCGGGGCATCAAGCTCGTCGCGGACGCCGCCCACCAGACGGGCATATCCATCAGCGTCTGCGGGGAAATGGCCTCCGACCCTTACTGCCTCGCGATTTTACTCGGCATGGGCATCAACGATTTTTCCATGGCTCCCCAGGCCATTCCGGGGATCAAACACATTTTACGCAACATCGATATGGAAGAATGCCGAGGGCTTTTGAACCAGGTCATCGGCGCCGCCACCGTTGAAGGCGTCAACAGGATAGCCCGGCAAACCCTGTCCCAGCGGTTCGCCGAGGAGCTTCCCTTCTTCCTCTCGGTTCTGGACACGGAAGAATGA
- the smpB gene encoding SsrA-binding protein has protein sequence MSTKKKTSPGMIAQNKKARHYYELLEFYEAGLVLTGSEVKSIRAGHVSFHDAYATFRNGEAFLVGVRIAPYANAGYSQHDPDRDKKLLLHVREIAVLASRVEQKGLTVVPVNLHFKAGKIKVELAVGKGKKMHDQRDDLKEAAEARDLQRELARY, from the coding sequence ATGAGCACCAAGAAAAAAACCTCGCCCGGCATGATCGCGCAGAACAAAAAAGCCAGGCATTATTACGAACTGCTGGAGTTTTACGAAGCCGGCCTCGTCCTGACGGGGTCGGAAGTGAAAAGCATCCGGGCCGGGCACGTGAGTTTTCATGACGCGTACGCCACGTTCAGGAACGGCGAGGCCTTCCTTGTGGGCGTACGCATAGCGCCCTATGCCAACGCCGGATACAGCCAGCATGACCCGGACAGGGACAAAAAACTCTTGCTCCACGTGCGGGAAATCGCGGTATTGGCTTCCCGCGTGGAACAGAAGGGCCTTACCGTCGTGCCGGTGAACCTGCATTTCAAAGCCGGGAAGATCAAGGTGGAGTTGGCCGTCGGCAAGGGTAAAAAGATGCACGACCAGCGGGACGACCTCAAAGAAGCGGCCGAGGCGCGCGACCTGCAGCGCGAGCTGGCCCGCTACTGA